The Ictidomys tridecemlineatus isolate mIctTri1 chromosome 6, mIctTri1.hap1, whole genome shotgun sequence genome includes a region encoding these proteins:
- the Kansl2 gene encoding KAT8 regulatory NSL complex subunit 2 isoform X5, giving the protein MVTQRRESSSQSAARSPEKSRAEIAAAGACQRRASGAVERCGRGFGMNRIRIHVLPTNRGRITPVPRSQELLSCSFTHRPCSQPRLEGQEFCIKHILEDKNAPFKQCSYISTKNGKRCPSAAPKPEKKDGVSFCAEHARRNALALHAQMKKTNPGPMSETLLCQLSAYAKTELGSQTPESSRSEASRILDEDSWSDGDQEPITVDQTWRGDPDSEADSIDSDQEDPLKHAGVYTAEEVALIMREKLIRLQSLYIDQFKRLQHLLKEKKRRYLHNRKVEHEALGNSLLTGPEGLLAKERENLKRLKCLRRYRQRYGVEALLHRQLKERRMLATDGAAQQAHTTRSSQRCLAFVDDVRCSNQSLPMTRHCLTHICQDTNQVLFKCCQGSEEVPCNKPVPVSLSEDPCCPLHFQLPPQMYKPEQVLSVPDDLEAGPMDLYLSAAELQPTESLPLEFSDWVGANSYSSFLSEGIDPMSRVFM; this is encoded by the exons ATGGTGACACAGCGCCGTGAGAGCAGCAGCCAATCAGCAGCTAGGAGCCCGGAAAAGAGCAGGGCCGAGATAGCAGCTGCTGGCGCTTGCCAGAGAAGGGCGAGCGGCGCGGTGGAGCGCTGCGGAAGAG GTTTTGGTATGAACAGGATTCGGATTCACGTCTTGCCAACCAATCGGGGGAGGATCACCCCAGTGCCCAGGTCTCAGGAGCTCCTGTCTTGTTCGTTTACTCATCGCCCGTGCTCGCAACCTCGCCTGGAGGGCCAGGAGTTTTGCATTAAGCATATCCTTGAAGACAAGAATGCACCCTTCAAGCAGTGTAGTTATATATCAACAAAGAATGGAAAGAGATGTCCCAGTGCTGCCCCAAAACCCGAGAAGAAAGACgg GGTGTCCTTCTGTGCTGAACATGCCCGTAGGAATGCCTTAGCACTTCATGCTCAAATGAAGAAGACCAACCCAGGGCCTATGAGTGAAACACTCTTGTGCCAGCTGAGCGCATATGCTAAGACAGAATTGGGCTCTCAGACTCCAGAAAGTAGCCGCAGTGAAGCCAGCCGAATACTGG ATGAAGACAGCTGGAGTGATGGGGACCAGGAACCCATTACTGTGGATCAGACATGGAGAGGTGACCCTGACAGTGAAGCTGATAGCATAGACAGTGATCAAGAAGATCCCCTAAA ACATGCTGGTGTCTACACGGCTGAAGAAGTGGCCCTGATTATGCGGGAGAAGCTGATTCGTTTGCAGTCTTTGTACATTGATCAGTTTAAACGGCTTCAGCATTTGCTGAAGGAGAAGAAGCGTCGATACTTACATAATCGAAAAGTGGAACATGAAGCTTTAGGCAA TAGTCTCCTTACTGGCCCAGAGGGACTTTTGGCCAAAGAACGAGAGAATTTAAAGCGATTAAAATGTCTTCGACGGTATCGCCAACGCTATGGAGTAGAAGCCTTGCTACACAGGCAGCTAAAGGAACGCAGAATGCTGGCCACAGATGGTGCTGCCCAACAG gcCCATACCACTCGTTCTAGTCAGAGATGCTTGGCCTTTGTGGATGATGTTCGTTGTTCCAATCAGTCTCTCCCAATGACCAGACACTGCCTTACCC ATATTTGTCAGGATACGAATCAGGTTCTCTTCAAATGCTGCCAGGGATCTGAAGAGGTACCTTGCAACAAACCAGTTCCTGTAAGCCTCTCTGAGGATCCCTGCTGTCCACTGCACTTCCAGTTGCCTCCTCAGATGTATAAGCCCGAGCAGGTACTGTCTGTGCCAGACGATCTGGAAGCCGGCCCCATGGATCTGTACTTGAGTGCTGCTGAGCTTCAGCCCACTGAGAGTTTACCACTGGAGTTCAGTGAT TGGGTAGGAGCAAACAGCTACTCCAGCTTTCTCTCAGAGGGAATTGATCCCATGAGTAGAGTTTTTATGTGA
- the Kansl2 gene encoding KAT8 regulatory NSL complex subunit 2 isoform X4 has translation MVTQRRESSSQSAARSPEKSRAEIAAAGACQRRASGAVERCGRGFGMNRIRIHVLPTNRGRITPVPRSQELLSCSFTHRPCSQPRLEGQEFCIKHILEDKNAPFKQCSYISTKNGKRCPSAAPKPEKKDGVSFCAEHARRNALALHAQMKKTNPGPMSETLLCQLSAYAKTELGSQTPESSRSEASRILDEDSWSDGDQEPITVDQTWRGDPDSEADSIDSDQEDPLKHAGVYTAEEVALIMREKLIRLQSLYIDQFKRLQHLLKEKKRRYLHNRKVEHEALGNSLLTGPEGLLAKERENLKRLKCLRRYRQRYGVEALLHRQLKERRMLATDGAAQQAHTTRSSQRCLAFVDDVRCSNQSLPMTRHCLTHICQDTNQVLFKCCQGSEEVPCNKPVPVSLSEDPCCPLHFQLPPQMYKPEQVLSVPDDLEAGPMDLYLSAAELQPTESLPLEFSDEFAFLKLLYWSVLHNQQQEKILSAFGSCLIC, from the exons ATGGTGACACAGCGCCGTGAGAGCAGCAGCCAATCAGCAGCTAGGAGCCCGGAAAAGAGCAGGGCCGAGATAGCAGCTGCTGGCGCTTGCCAGAGAAGGGCGAGCGGCGCGGTGGAGCGCTGCGGAAGAG GTTTTGGTATGAACAGGATTCGGATTCACGTCTTGCCAACCAATCGGGGGAGGATCACCCCAGTGCCCAGGTCTCAGGAGCTCCTGTCTTGTTCGTTTACTCATCGCCCGTGCTCGCAACCTCGCCTGGAGGGCCAGGAGTTTTGCATTAAGCATATCCTTGAAGACAAGAATGCACCCTTCAAGCAGTGTAGTTATATATCAACAAAGAATGGAAAGAGATGTCCCAGTGCTGCCCCAAAACCCGAGAAGAAAGACgg GGTGTCCTTCTGTGCTGAACATGCCCGTAGGAATGCCTTAGCACTTCATGCTCAAATGAAGAAGACCAACCCAGGGCCTATGAGTGAAACACTCTTGTGCCAGCTGAGCGCATATGCTAAGACAGAATTGGGCTCTCAGACTCCAGAAAGTAGCCGCAGTGAAGCCAGCCGAATACTGG ATGAAGACAGCTGGAGTGATGGGGACCAGGAACCCATTACTGTGGATCAGACATGGAGAGGTGACCCTGACAGTGAAGCTGATAGCATAGACAGTGATCAAGAAGATCCCCTAAA ACATGCTGGTGTCTACACGGCTGAAGAAGTGGCCCTGATTATGCGGGAGAAGCTGATTCGTTTGCAGTCTTTGTACATTGATCAGTTTAAACGGCTTCAGCATTTGCTGAAGGAGAAGAAGCGTCGATACTTACATAATCGAAAAGTGGAACATGAAGCTTTAGGCAA TAGTCTCCTTACTGGCCCAGAGGGACTTTTGGCCAAAGAACGAGAGAATTTAAAGCGATTAAAATGTCTTCGACGGTATCGCCAACGCTATGGAGTAGAAGCCTTGCTACACAGGCAGCTAAAGGAACGCAGAATGCTGGCCACAGATGGTGCTGCCCAACAG gcCCATACCACTCGTTCTAGTCAGAGATGCTTGGCCTTTGTGGATGATGTTCGTTGTTCCAATCAGTCTCTCCCAATGACCAGACACTGCCTTACCC ATATTTGTCAGGATACGAATCAGGTTCTCTTCAAATGCTGCCAGGGATCTGAAGAGGTACCTTGCAACAAACCAGTTCCTGTAAGCCTCTCTGAGGATCCCTGCTGTCCACTGCACTTCCAGTTGCCTCCTCAGATGTATAAGCCCGAGCAGGTACTGTCTGTGCCAGACGATCTGGAAGCCGGCCCCATGGATCTGTACTTGAGTGCTGCTGAGCTTCAGCCCACTGAGAGTTTACCACTGGAGTTCAGTGAT